The Linepithema humile isolate Giens D197 chromosome 7, Lhum_UNIL_v1.0, whole genome shotgun sequence genome has a window encoding:
- the LOC137001320 gene encoding uncharacterized protein isoform X2, producing the protein MVEEIRVLWCDALEELLQCPVCLDTTQGIKYQCINGHHICSQCKMQLQICPVCKSNFITTRNLAVEQITAKLQDIKLSLLHPYHAINRRVLKDKICAATQTDDTYMPSTSSGCQTEPLNLMKPKKNEERLAISLAPRVGKGLYPCKIGSCIMELPHGRIIGHLRYHHKEMFYECNTKDGMFQKTWNLEYVLNRDYDYAFHIKDMGLFFLNISINSVGGLEGSVQIVNCTAVGKQFTYTLEILHVYNKYQNVHYTGPVKSCRVRRDCLGNECLRIHENNMRFIVDIRNNNFFRCNLIIKRRVDYRAIAAQDNQVPVPIEDLEDLLN; encoded by the exons ATGGTGGAGGAAATACGAGTTTTG TGGTGTGATGCACTTGAGGAATTGCTTCAGTGTCCTGTATGCTTGGATACAACACAGGggataaaatatcaatgtatAAATGGACATCATATATGTTCTCAATGTAAGATGCAATTGCAGATATGTCCTGTGTGCAAATCCAATTTTATTACTACAAGAAATCTAGCAGTGGAACAAATTACAGCCAAGCTACAAGATATAAAG CTGTCCTTGCTGCATCCATATCATGCAATAAATAGAAGAGTTCTGAAAGACAAGATTTGTGCAGCGACTCAAACTGATGATACTTACATGCCTTCCACATCTTCTGGATGTCAAACTGAGCCTTTAAATCTAAtgaaaccgaaaaaaaatgaagaaaggcTAGCGATAAGCTTGGCACCTAGAGTAGGAAAAGGATTGTATCCATGCAAAATTGGCTCCTGTATTATGGAGCTACCGCATGGAAGAATCATTGGTCACTTGAGATATCATCATAAAGAGATGTTTTATGAG TGTAATACAAAAGATGGTATGTTTCAAAAGACATGGAACTTGGAGTATGTTTTGAATCGAGATTACGATTATGCCTTTCATATCAAAGACATGGGTTTGttctttttgaatatttccaTCAATTCAGTGGGCGGTTTAGAAGGTTCTGTACAAATCGTCAATTGCACCGCTGTGGGCAAGCAGTTCACGTACACATTAGAGATACTTCACGTATACAATAAATACCAAAATGTTCATTACACTGGCCCG GTAAAATCATGCAGAGTACGAAGAGACTGTCTTGGTAATGAATGTTTGCGCATACATGAGAACAATATGCGCTTCATAGTGGACATAAGAAACAATAACTTCTTTCGCTGCAACCTGATCATAAAACGCAGAGTTGATTACAGAGCAATCGCCGCACAAGACAATCAGGTGCCTGTACCTATTGAAGATCTTGAAGACTTACTTAATTAA
- the LOC137001320 gene encoding uncharacterized protein isoform X1 yields MNVYFMILIGSQWCDALEELLQCPVCLDTTQGIKYQCINGHHICSQCKMQLQICPVCKSNFITTRNLAVEQITAKLQDIKLSLLHPYHAINRRVLKDKICAATQTDDTYMPSTSSGCQTEPLNLMKPKKNEERLAISLAPRVGKGLYPCKIGSCIMELPHGRIIGHLRYHHKEMFYECNTKDGMFQKTWNLEYVLNRDYDYAFHIKDMGLFFLNISINSVGGLEGSVQIVNCTAVGKQFTYTLEILHVYNKYQNVHYTGPVKSCRVRRDCLGNECLRIHENNMRFIVDIRNNNFFRCNLIIKRRVDYRAIAAQDNQVPVPIEDLEDLLN; encoded by the exons ATGAATGTATATTTCATGATTTTAATTGGTTCACAGTGGTGTGATGCACTTGAGGAATTGCTTCAGTGTCCTGTATGCTTGGATACAACACAGGggataaaatatcaatgtatAAATGGACATCATATATGTTCTCAATGTAAGATGCAATTGCAGATATGTCCTGTGTGCAAATCCAATTTTATTACTACAAGAAATCTAGCAGTGGAACAAATTACAGCCAAGCTACAAGATATAAAG CTGTCCTTGCTGCATCCATATCATGCAATAAATAGAAGAGTTCTGAAAGACAAGATTTGTGCAGCGACTCAAACTGATGATACTTACATGCCTTCCACATCTTCTGGATGTCAAACTGAGCCTTTAAATCTAAtgaaaccgaaaaaaaatgaagaaaggcTAGCGATAAGCTTGGCACCTAGAGTAGGAAAAGGATTGTATCCATGCAAAATTGGCTCCTGTATTATGGAGCTACCGCATGGAAGAATCATTGGTCACTTGAGATATCATCATAAAGAGATGTTTTATGAG TGTAATACAAAAGATGGTATGTTTCAAAAGACATGGAACTTGGAGTATGTTTTGAATCGAGATTACGATTATGCCTTTCATATCAAAGACATGGGTTTGttctttttgaatatttccaTCAATTCAGTGGGCGGTTTAGAAGGTTCTGTACAAATCGTCAATTGCACCGCTGTGGGCAAGCAGTTCACGTACACATTAGAGATACTTCACGTATACAATAAATACCAAAATGTTCATTACACTGGCCCG GTAAAATCATGCAGAGTACGAAGAGACTGTCTTGGTAATGAATGTTTGCGCATACATGAGAACAATATGCGCTTCATAGTGGACATAAGAAACAATAACTTCTTTCGCTGCAACCTGATCATAAAACGCAGAGTTGATTACAGAGCAATCGCCGCACAAGACAATCAGGTGCCTGTACCTATTGAAGATCTTGAAGACTTACTTAATTAA
- the LOC105675696 gene encoding nonsense-mediated mRNA decay factor SMG7-like has translation MGLKAAVQALKKAEPLKDKVQRCKDLLNDNDAWVCQQQLQKIYQQVLILDLEYALDRKVEQELWNLGFKNYIATLQSQAKDRKNPKRGESQALLSWCLEAASGFYLTLLQEICTVFDLDLPFRRKGYMYGCTSPWKAVEKLSPPHKSSCFYACQYCLVHLGDIARYRNESKQAEMFYRHAVLLSPSSGQPYNQLALLEASRGDKLGTVFHYARSVAVKHPFPVATANLATTLSSALNDKSFNVDGKTKLNSQEYISVFLKLHGIIHNFGDLKLACSYSKQLTEALTALVATESFSSWMLIQMLVINLYALQHTTGISNDSMEMLKNEQLTNDEKLARDCILDLIAGTLSALLLPVYTIKNSIIEYFALPSIKLCLDWINIKPTVLEEVAFTSRLQIWPSLCVLLNALQNCVVDFKYDEYVAVPLPEDRDLQGFLPLEKSFENLRFTNTTLEGDIATLNKLRAIRILHLGRCLAQYQINGLAPITITTEEKTGDNRFTSMSNGAGPSNELMKELEELSLNKDKQLSTPMSPALSEAASSKSSVENDTEIFTDKKIFQGILKPQGSLERNRDSLTSVAETSSVEVNSQPCARKPRQNIAMQAIMRRAETEQKQVTFKNVSPVIVEEENDRKVKAMAVPPANTSAANKPAPIPEMPKANETPGANNTLISIQNRLSAMSLAPSASQNLSAPVQSQQRSAKVPASIPMPAQVNQLAVKEQQVQQVAQQMLPQMHVGISAQQTPTLGPTCYPNQSFNVQNPQFAKNFMTNRPPPANIPHYQMQGQFNNNGQPAAGMPQTMNGMHHAINQSRPLHQRMPQSVSHSPAQLLQQNMRLGSPAQPSVMPQSMNLQANNMGLQTSMSMEQQSHAMGLQQQQQQQQQQQQQQQQQGLMPSNPRSNGMHNQLSVNGSGIANISGMMSALYEKDRPQQALATLTNSQSPTSVSNFQLNFNQSNFNQNQAFGQSLSQNQSSPSFYKKNADAIDFPFPNQTNVAKNQPQQQPPPANSYNMFCNYEPTKSFNLWKDSQPPQPPIAWWGSAANAAGQMHVKDSIAGDNTFSNWSDSSNLGNVASRMPLTPGKNYQQQQQNGQHSRHLMTGNNFEDTRLFELEQKPSQPVTTGNTYSLFSGNTWSTVSTPINSSSASQDQMKTRLHQQSLWSGPGPSPLERLLEQQKSLREGGTT, from the exons ATGGGCCTAAAGGCAGCCGTTCAAGCTTTGAA aaaGGCGGAACCATTGAAGGATAAGGTCCAGCGCTGCAAGGATTTGCTGAATGACAATGATGCTTGGGTATGTCAGCAGCAGTTGCAAAAGATATACCAGCAGGTTCTCATACTGGATTTGGAGTATGCCTTGGATAGGAAGGTCGAGCAGGAGCTGTGGAATCTTggatttaagaattatatagcGACTCTGCAATCACAGGCTAAGGATAGGAAGAACCCCAAGCGTGGTGAATCTCAGGCATTGCTCAGTTGGTGCTTAGAAGCAGCTAGTGGATTTTATTTAACCTTGCTGCAGGAAATATGCACTGTATTCGATTTGGATTTACCGTTTAGAAG GAAAGGTTATATGTATGGGTGTACATCTCCGTGGAAAgctgttgaaaaattatctcCGCCTCACAAATCGTCTTGTTTTTACGCCTGCCAGTATTGCCTTGTACACTTGGGCGACATTGCGCGGTACAGGAATGAGAGCAAGCAAGCCGAGATGTTTTACAGACATGCTGTCCTGCTATCACCATCCAGCGGACAGCCGTACAATCAATTGGCGCTTTTGGAAGCATCTCGTGGTGATAAACTGGGCACGGTGTTTCACTATGCACGCTCGGTAGCTGTGAAGCATCCGTTTCCTGTTGCCACAGCAAATCTCGCTACAACTTTGTCCTCCGCCTTGAACGACAAATCCTTCAATGTTGACGGCAAGACCAAACTAAACTCTCAGGAGTACATCTCTGTTTTTTTGAAGTTACATGGAATAATCCATAATTTCGGCGATTTGAAGCTTGCGTGCTCATATAGTAAACAGTTGACGGAAGCGTTGACTGCACTGGTCGCCACCGAGAGTTTCAGCTCATGGATGCTTATACAGATGCTGGTAATCAACTTGTATGCTCTGCAACATACAACCGGAATCAGCAATGACAGCATGGAAATGCTGAAGAATGAGCAGTTAACCAATGACGAAAAACTTGCCCGCGACTGCATACTGGACCTAATCGCAGGCACTCTGTCTGCTTTGCTGTTACCCGTCTACACAATAAAGAATTCTATCATCGAGTACTTTGCGTTGCCTTCGA TAAAACTGTGCCTTGATTGGATCAACATAAAACCCACGGTTTTAGAGGAAGTTGCTTTTACATCGAGATTACAAATCTGGCCCAGCCTTTGTGTGTTGTTAAATGCTCTACAAAATTGCGTAGTGGATTTCAAATATGACGAAT ATGTTGCAGTGCCGCTACCAGAGGACCGTGATCTCCAGGGTTTCCTACCGTTGGAGAAGAGCTTCGAGAACCTGAGATTTACAAATACTACGCTAGAAGGCGACATCGCgacgttaaataaattacgagCTATACGCATTCTGCATCTGGGTCGTTGCCTTGCGCAATACCAGATCAATGGATTGGCACCAATCACGATCACGACGGAGGAGAAAACGGGCGATAACAGATTTACGTCTATGAGCAACGGTGCCGGGCCCAGCAACGAACTGATGAAGGAACTCGAGGAACTTAGTTTGAACAAGGACAAGCAGCTAAGCACGCCGATGAGCCCGGCGCTGTCCGAAGCAGCGAGTAGCAAAAGTTCCGTAGAAAATGACACAGAGATTTTCACCGACAAGAAGATTTTCCAAGGTATTCTCAAACCGCAAGGCTCCTTGGAACGAAACCGAGATTCCTTAACGAGCGTCGCGGAAACGAGCAGCGTCGAAGTGAATTCTCAGCCGTGCGCCAGGAAGCCGCGACAGAACATAGCGATGCAGGCAATCATGCGCCGCGCGGAGACCGAGCAGAAGCAAGTGACGTTTAAGAACGTGTCGCCCGTGATCGTCGAAGAGGAAAACGATAGAAAGGTGAAAGCAATGGCCGTTCCGCCGGCCAATACCTCTGCCGCGAATAAACCGGCGCCAATTCCGGAGATGCCGAAAGCTAACGAAACTCCCGGTGCGAATAACACGCTTATCAGCATTCAGAATCGGCTGTCGGCGATGTCACTTGCTCCGTCCGCCTCTCAGAACCTGTCCGCGCCGGTTCAGAGCCAGCAGAGATCCGCGAAAGTACCGGCCAGCATCCCAATGCCCGCTCAGGTGAATCAACTGGCAGTCAAGGAGCAACAAGTCCAGCAAGTCGCTCAGCAAATGCTACCGCAGATGCATGTCGGCATATCGGCGCAACAGACGCCGACACTGGGACCGACTTGCTACCCGAATCAATCGTTTAACGTGCAAAATCCGCAGTTCGCCAAGAACTTCATGACAAATCGGCCGCCACCGGCGAATATACCGCATTACCAGATGCAAGGACAGTTCAACAACAACGGCCAGCCGGCCGCGGGAATGCCGCAGACCATGAATGGAATGCACCACGCGATCAACCAGAGCAGACCGTTGCACCAAAGAATGCCGCAGAGCGTGTCGCACAGCCCCGCGCAGCTGCTGCAGCAAAACATGCGATTGGGATCCCCCGCTCAGCCAAGTGTGATGCCGCAGAGTATGAATCTGCAGGCGAATAATATGGGACTGCAGACGAGCATGAGCATGGAACAGCAGAGCCACGCGATGGGgctgcagcagcagcagcagcagcagcagcagcagcagcagcagcagcagcagcagggCTTGATGCCGAGCAATCCCCGATCAAACGGCATGCACAATCAATTGAGCGTGAACGGTTCGGGCATAGCGAATATATCAGGGATGATGTCGGCGTTGTACGAGAAGGACCGTCCGCAACAGGCTCTCGCGACGCTAACGAACTCGCAGAGCCCGACGAGCGTGTCGAACTTCCAACTGAACTTCAATCAGAGTAACTTCAATCAGAATCAAGCCTTCGGCCAATCGCTGTCGCAAAATCAATCATCGCCGTCGTTCTACAAGAAGAATGCGGATGCGATCGACTTTCCCTTCCCGAATCAGACCAATGTGGCTAAGAATCAGCCGCAACAGCAACCGCCGCCGGCGAATAGCTACAATATGTTCTGCAATTACGAGCCGACCAAATCCTTTAATTTGTGGAAGGACAGTCAACCGCCTCAACCGCCAATTGCCTGGTGGGGTTCAGCTGCCAATGCTGCGGGCCAGATGCACGTGAAAGATTCGATCGCCGGTGACAATACATTTTCGAACTGGAGCGATTCGTCTAATCTCGGAAATGTGGCGAGTAGAATGCCACTGACGCCGGGCAAAAATTaccagcagcaacaacaaaaCGGGCAGCACAGCAGACACCTTATGACAGGAAATAATTTCGAGGATACCAGATTGTTCGAA CTCGAGCAGAAGCCATCCCAACCTGTGACCACCGGCAACACTTATTCCTTGTTCAGCGGCAACACATGGAGCACTGTTAGTACGCCCATCAATTCAAGCTCCGCCAGTCAAGATCAGATGAAAACGCGGCTTCATCAGCAATCTCTGTGGTCCGGACCGGGTCCCTCCCCGCTAGAACGACTTTTGGAGCAACAGAAATCGCTGCGCGAAGGCGGCACCACTTGA
- the Nubpl gene encoding iron-sulfur cluster transfer protein NUBPL — MSTKMLNITVKPHLGEHLKCFQYLWQWHKKYSITTEPTKTKQENVEARQRDIMARGLPKRKRMKGVKQILLVASGKGGVGKSTTSVNLATALKILEPKKSIGLLDADVFGPSVPLMMNIHESPVINQENFMEPLVNYGVKCMSMGFLIGEKSPVVWRGLMVMSALDKLINQVAWGPLDYLVIDTPPGTGDTHLSLIQNLFIAGALLVTTPQKVALEVTRRGANMFKKLDIPVAGIVENMSTVTCPKCMSEVSIFGNATQSLAKELGIDILQKIPMHESIAESSDSGKPIVLVAPKSRQAEAYRELAEQVITFLSKQEINEES, encoded by the exons ATGTCAACgaaaatgttgaatattaCTGTGAAACCGCATTTAGGCGAGCATTTAAAATGCTTTCAATATCTGTGGCAATGGCACAAGAAa tacAGCATAACGACTGAACCAACTAAGACCAAGCAAGAAAACGTAGAAGCTAGACAAAGGGATATTATGGCACGGGGCCTTCCAAAACGAAAACGAATGAAAGGTGTTAAACAAATTCTTCTAGTTGCCTCTGGAAAAGGTGGCGTTGGAAAATCGACAACGTCTGTGAATCTGGCAACTGCCTTAAAAATTCTGGAGCCAAAGAAGTCCATTGGATTATTGGATGCTGATGTTTTTGGACCCTCTGTACCCTTGATGATGAACATACACGAATCACCTGTAATAAATCAAGAGAACTTTATGGAACCACTTGTAAATTATGGTGTGAAATG TATGTCCATGGGATTTTTAATCGGTGAGAAATCACCGGTAGTCTGGAGAGGTCTCATGGTGATGAGTGCGTTGGACAAATTGATAAATCAGGTGGCTTGGGGACCACTTGATTATCTTGTGATCGACACTCCTCCTGGGACAGGAGACACGCATCTTTCCTTAATTCAGAATCTTTTCATCGCTGGTGCATTGCTGGTAACGACGCCACAAAAAGTTGCGCTAGAAGTGACTAGGAGAGGCGCAAATATGTTCAAAAAGTTGGATATACCTGTTGCTGGTATTGTGGAAAATATGAGCACTGTTACATGTCCGAAATGCATGTCTGAGGTGTCCATTTTTGGTAACGCAACTCAATCGCTAGCTAAAGAACTtg GTAtagatattttgcaaaagatACCAATGCATGAGAGTATTGCGGAAAGTTCAGACAGTGGTAAACCTATTGTTTTGGTGGCGCCAAAAAGTAGACAAGCAGAAGCTTATAGAGAATTAGCGGAACaagttattacatttttgagCAAGCAGGAAATAAATGAGGAGTCATAA
- the Caf1-55 gene encoding chromatin assembly factor 1 p55 subunit isoform X2, whose amino-acid sequence MMADKDGEGFDDAVEERIINEEYKIWKKNTPFLYDLVMTHALEWPSLTAQWLPDVTRPEGKDYSVHRLILGTHTSDEQNHLLIASVQLPNEDAQFDASHYDNEKGEFGGFGSVSGKIEIEIKINHEGEVNRARYMPQNPCVIATKTPSSDVLVFDYTKHPSKPDPNGECHPDLRLRGHQKEGYGLSWNPNLNGYLLSASDDHTICLWDINATPKENRVIDAKTIFTGHTAVVEDVAWHLLHESLFGSVADDQKLMIWDTRCNNTSKPSHTVDAHTAEVNCLSFNPYSEFILATGSADKTVALWDLRNLKLKLHSFESHKDEIFQVQWSPHNETILASSGTDRRLHVWDLSKIGEEQSSEDAEDGPPELLFIHGGHTAKISDFSWNPNEPWVICSVSEDNIMQVWQMAENIYNDEEPETPGSEIETGGS is encoded by the exons ATGATGGCAGACAAGGACGGCG AGGGTTTTGATGATGCAGTGGAGGAACGTATTATCAATGAAGAGTACAAGATATGGAAAAAGAACACACCATTTCTTTACGACCTTGTAATGACACATGCTTTGGAGTGGCCTTCTCTGACAGCTCAATGGCTTCCAGATGTTACTCGACCCGAAGGGAAGGATTATTCAGTCCATCGGCTGATTCTGGGCACTCATACTTCGGATGAACAAAATCATTTGCTTATTGCTAGCGTACAATTACCAAATGAAGATGCGCAATTTGATGCTTCTcattatgataatgaaaagGGAGAATTTGGTGGATTTGGTTCTGTAAGTGGCAAAATCGAAATTGAGATCAAGATCAATCACGAGGGCGAAGTCAACAGGGCTCGATACATGCCACAGAACCCATGTGTAATTGCAACGAAAACTCCCTCAAGTGATGTGCTAGTATTTGACTACACGAAACATCCTAGTAAACCGGATCCCAATGGCGAATGTCATCCAGATTTGAG ATTGCGAGGACATCAAAAGGAAGGTTATGGCCTTTCATGGAATCCAAATCTTAACGGATACTTATTGAGCGCATCCGACGATCACACAATTTGCTTGTGGGATATCAACGCGACACCGAAGGAGAATCGTGTTATCGACGCGAAAACCATCTTCACGGGTCACACAGCTGTGGTCGAGGATGTCGCTTGGCATCTATTGCACGAATCGTTATTTGGTTCTGTTGCTGATGATCAAAAACTGATGATTTGGGATACTAG GTGCAACAATACCAGCAAACCGAGTCACACCGTTGACGCTCACACTGCCGAAGTAAATTGCTTGAGCTTCAATCCGTATTCTGAATTCATACTGGCAACTGGTAGTGCGGATAAGACTGTAGCACTGTGGGACTTGCGAAATCTCAAATTGAAATTACATTCATTCGAATCGCATAAGGATGAAATTTTCCAAGTTCAATGGTCACCTCATAATGAGACGATACTAGCTAGCAGTGGAACAGATAGACGACTACATGTTTGGGATCTTAGCAAAATCGGCGAGGAACAATCGAGCGAAGATGCAGAGGATGGGCCACCTGAACTTCTg TTCATACACGGAGGCCATACTGCGAAGATTAGTGACTTCTCGTGGAATCCGAATGAACCGTGGGTCATTTGTTCAGTGTCTGAGGACAATATAATGCAAGTTTGGCAAATGGCAGAGAATATTTACAACGATGAGGAACCCGAGACACCTGGGAGCGAAATCGAGACCGGTGGTTCATAA
- the Caf1-55 gene encoding chromatin assembly factor 1 p55 subunit isoform X1, with protein MNPDKIFPATNLQHWGSIVASTSSYSSWPNTPRVLPIFKTLRRRRLFNKRYLLLFTGNKRLEGFDDAVEERIINEEYKIWKKNTPFLYDLVMTHALEWPSLTAQWLPDVTRPEGKDYSVHRLILGTHTSDEQNHLLIASVQLPNEDAQFDASHYDNEKGEFGGFGSVSGKIEIEIKINHEGEVNRARYMPQNPCVIATKTPSSDVLVFDYTKHPSKPDPNGECHPDLRLRGHQKEGYGLSWNPNLNGYLLSASDDHTICLWDINATPKENRVIDAKTIFTGHTAVVEDVAWHLLHESLFGSVADDQKLMIWDTRCNNTSKPSHTVDAHTAEVNCLSFNPYSEFILATGSADKTVALWDLRNLKLKLHSFESHKDEIFQVQWSPHNETILASSGTDRRLHVWDLSKIGEEQSSEDAEDGPPELLFIHGGHTAKISDFSWNPNEPWVICSVSEDNIMQVWQMAENIYNDEEPETPGSEIETGGS; from the exons ATGAATCCAGATAAGATTTTTCCAGCAACAAATTTGCAGCATTGGg GAAGCATTGTTGCTTCTACTAGTTCATATTCATCATGGCCAAACACCCCTCGTGTTCTTCCAATTTTTAAAACCTTACGCCGTCGCCGATTATTTAACAAACGTTATCTTTTATTGTTTACTGGCAATAAAAGACTTG AGGGTTTTGATGATGCAGTGGAGGAACGTATTATCAATGAAGAGTACAAGATATGGAAAAAGAACACACCATTTCTTTACGACCTTGTAATGACACATGCTTTGGAGTGGCCTTCTCTGACAGCTCAATGGCTTCCAGATGTTACTCGACCCGAAGGGAAGGATTATTCAGTCCATCGGCTGATTCTGGGCACTCATACTTCGGATGAACAAAATCATTTGCTTATTGCTAGCGTACAATTACCAAATGAAGATGCGCAATTTGATGCTTCTcattatgataatgaaaagGGAGAATTTGGTGGATTTGGTTCTGTAAGTGGCAAAATCGAAATTGAGATCAAGATCAATCACGAGGGCGAAGTCAACAGGGCTCGATACATGCCACAGAACCCATGTGTAATTGCAACGAAAACTCCCTCAAGTGATGTGCTAGTATTTGACTACACGAAACATCCTAGTAAACCGGATCCCAATGGCGAATGTCATCCAGATTTGAG ATTGCGAGGACATCAAAAGGAAGGTTATGGCCTTTCATGGAATCCAAATCTTAACGGATACTTATTGAGCGCATCCGACGATCACACAATTTGCTTGTGGGATATCAACGCGACACCGAAGGAGAATCGTGTTATCGACGCGAAAACCATCTTCACGGGTCACACAGCTGTGGTCGAGGATGTCGCTTGGCATCTATTGCACGAATCGTTATTTGGTTCTGTTGCTGATGATCAAAAACTGATGATTTGGGATACTAG GTGCAACAATACCAGCAAACCGAGTCACACCGTTGACGCTCACACTGCCGAAGTAAATTGCTTGAGCTTCAATCCGTATTCTGAATTCATACTGGCAACTGGTAGTGCGGATAAGACTGTAGCACTGTGGGACTTGCGAAATCTCAAATTGAAATTACATTCATTCGAATCGCATAAGGATGAAATTTTCCAAGTTCAATGGTCACCTCATAATGAGACGATACTAGCTAGCAGTGGAACAGATAGACGACTACATGTTTGGGATCTTAGCAAAATCGGCGAGGAACAATCGAGCGAAGATGCAGAGGATGGGCCACCTGAACTTCTg TTCATACACGGAGGCCATACTGCGAAGATTAGTGACTTCTCGTGGAATCCGAATGAACCGTGGGTCATTTGTTCAGTGTCTGAGGACAATATAATGCAAGTTTGGCAAATGGCAGAGAATATTTACAACGATGAGGAACCCGAGACACCTGGGAGCGAAATCGAGACCGGTGGTTCATAA